A stretch of the Pan troglodytes isolate AG18354 chromosome 20, NHGRI_mPanTro3-v2.0_pri, whole genome shotgun sequence genome encodes the following:
- the LYL1 gene encoding protein lyl-1 isoform X3, whose translation MCPPQAQAEVGPTMTEKAEMVCAPSPAPAPPPKPASPGPPQVEEVGHRGGSSPPRLPPGVPVISLGHSRPPGAAMPTTELGTLRPPLLQLSTLGTAPPTLALHYHPHPFLNSVYIGPAGPFSIFPSSRLKRRPSHCELDLAEGHQPQKVARRVFTNSRERWRQQNVNGAFAELRKLLPTHPPDRKLSKNEVLRLAMKYIGFLVRLLRDQAAALAAGPTPPGPRKRPVHRVPDDGARRGSGRRAEAAARSQPAPPADPDGSPGGAARPIKMEQTALSPEVR comes from the exons ATGTGCCCGCCTCAGGCACAGGCAGAGGTGGGCCCCACCATGACTGAGAAGGCAGAGATGGTGTGTGCCCCCAGCCCAGCGCCTGCCCCACCCCCTAAGCCTGCCTCGCCTGGGCCCCCGCAGGTGGAGGAGGTGGGCCACCGAGGAGGCTCCTCACCCCCCAGGCTGCCACCTGGTGTACCAGtgatcagcctgggccacagcagGCCCCCAGGGGCAGCCATGCCCACCACAGAGCTGGGCACTCTGCGGCCCCCGCTGCTGCAACTCTCCACCCTGGGAACTGCCCCACCCACTTTGGCCCTGCACTACCACCCTCACCCCTTCCTCAACAG TGTCTACATTGGGCCAGCAGGACCTTTTAGCATCTTCCCTAGCAGCCGGTTGAAGCGGAGACCAAGCCACTGTGAGCTGGACCTGGCTGAGG GGCACCAGCCCCAGAAGGTGGCCCGGCGCGTGTTCACCAACAGCCGGGAGCGCTGGCGGCAGCAGAACGTTAACGGCGCCTTCGCCGAGCTGAGGAAGCTGCTGCCGACGCACCCGCCCGACCGGAAGCTGAGCAAGAACGAGGTGCTCCGCCTAGCCATGAAGTACATCGGCTTCCTGGTGCGGCTGCTACGCGACCAAGCCGCAGCTCTGGCCGCAGGCCCCACCCCTCCCGGGCCCCGCAAACGGCCGGTGCACCGGGTCCCAGACGACGGCGCCCGCCGGGGATCCGGACGCAGGGCCGAGGCGGCAGCGCGCTCGCAGCCCGCGCCCCCGGCCGACCCCGACGGCAGCCCCGGTGGAGCGGCCCGGCCCATCAAGATGGAGCAAACCGCTTTGAGCCCAGAGGTGCGGTGA
- the LYL1 gene encoding protein lyl-1 isoform X1 — protein MTGLDWAVGSVFGGLGSAFEVIVSVVGSQGCYGGCLQWEWGSLKQLWSTFRDSNGKNRRVILEVSTPTSGSMCPPQAQAEVGPTMTEKAEMVCAPSPAPAPPPKPASPGPPQVEEVGHRGGSSPPRLPPGVPVISLGHSRPPGAAMPTTELGTLRPPLLQLSTLGTAPPTLALHYHPHPFLNSVYIGPAGPFSIFPSSRLKRRPSHCELDLAEGHQPQKVARRVFTNSRERWRQQNVNGAFAELRKLLPTHPPDRKLSKNEVLRLAMKYIGFLVRLLRDQAAALAAGPTPPGPRKRPVHRVPDDGARRGSGRRAEAAARSQPAPPADPDGSPGGAARPIKMEQTALSPEVR, from the exons ATGACTGGACTGGACTGGGCAGTGGGGTCAGTGTTTGGGGGTCTAGGGTCAGCATTTGAGGTCATAGTGTCAGTAGTGGGGTCACAGGGTTGCTATGGGGGATGTTTGCAGTGGGAGTGGGGGTCACTCAAGCAATTATGGAGCACTTTCAGGGACAGCAATGGGAAGAACCGCAGGGTCATTCTTGAG GTGAGTACCCCCACGTCGGGGTCCATGTGCCCGCCTCAGGCACAGGCAGAGGTGGGCCCCACCATGACTGAGAAGGCAGAGATGGTGTGTGCCCCCAGCCCAGCGCCTGCCCCACCCCCTAAGCCTGCCTCGCCTGGGCCCCCGCAGGTGGAGGAGGTGGGCCACCGAGGAGGCTCCTCACCCCCCAGGCTGCCACCTGGTGTACCAGtgatcagcctgggccacagcagGCCCCCAGGGGCAGCCATGCCCACCACAGAGCTGGGCACTCTGCGGCCCCCGCTGCTGCAACTCTCCACCCTGGGAACTGCCCCACCCACTTTGGCCCTGCACTACCACCCTCACCCCTTCCTCAACAG TGTCTACATTGGGCCAGCAGGACCTTTTAGCATCTTCCCTAGCAGCCGGTTGAAGCGGAGACCAAGCCACTGTGAGCTGGACCTGGCTGAGG GGCACCAGCCCCAGAAGGTGGCCCGGCGCGTGTTCACCAACAGCCGGGAGCGCTGGCGGCAGCAGAACGTTAACGGCGCCTTCGCCGAGCTGAGGAAGCTGCTGCCGACGCACCCGCCCGACCGGAAGCTGAGCAAGAACGAGGTGCTCCGCCTAGCCATGAAGTACATCGGCTTCCTGGTGCGGCTGCTACGCGACCAAGCCGCAGCTCTGGCCGCAGGCCCCACCCCTCCCGGGCCCCGCAAACGGCCGGTGCACCGGGTCCCAGACGACGGCGCCCGCCGGGGATCCGGACGCAGGGCCGAGGCGGCAGCGCGCTCGCAGCCCGCGCCCCCGGCCGACCCCGACGGCAGCCCCGGTGGAGCGGCCCGGCCCATCAAGATGGAGCAAACCGCTTTGAGCCCAGAGGTGCGGTGA
- the LYL1 gene encoding protein lyl-1 isoform X2 encodes MTGLDWAVGSVFGGLGSAFEVIVSVVGSQGCYGGCLQWEWGSLKQLWSTFRDSNGKNRRVILEVEEVGHRGGSSPPRLPPGVPVISLGHSRPPGAAMPTTELGTLRPPLLQLSTLGTAPPTLALHYHPHPFLNSVYIGPAGPFSIFPSSRLKRRPSHCELDLAEGHQPQKVARRVFTNSRERWRQQNVNGAFAELRKLLPTHPPDRKLSKNEVLRLAMKYIGFLVRLLRDQAAALAAGPTPPGPRKRPVHRVPDDGARRGSGRRAEAAARSQPAPPADPDGSPGGAARPIKMEQTALSPEVR; translated from the exons ATGACTGGACTGGACTGGGCAGTGGGGTCAGTGTTTGGGGGTCTAGGGTCAGCATTTGAGGTCATAGTGTCAGTAGTGGGGTCACAGGGTTGCTATGGGGGATGTTTGCAGTGGGAGTGGGGGTCACTCAAGCAATTATGGAGCACTTTCAGGGACAGCAATGGGAAGAACCGCAGGGTCATTCTTGAG GTGGAGGAGGTGGGCCACCGAGGAGGCTCCTCACCCCCCAGGCTGCCACCTGGTGTACCAGtgatcagcctgggccacagcagGCCCCCAGGGGCAGCCATGCCCACCACAGAGCTGGGCACTCTGCGGCCCCCGCTGCTGCAACTCTCCACCCTGGGAACTGCCCCACCCACTTTGGCCCTGCACTACCACCCTCACCCCTTCCTCAACAG TGTCTACATTGGGCCAGCAGGACCTTTTAGCATCTTCCCTAGCAGCCGGTTGAAGCGGAGACCAAGCCACTGTGAGCTGGACCTGGCTGAGG GGCACCAGCCCCAGAAGGTGGCCCGGCGCGTGTTCACCAACAGCCGGGAGCGCTGGCGGCAGCAGAACGTTAACGGCGCCTTCGCCGAGCTGAGGAAGCTGCTGCCGACGCACCCGCCCGACCGGAAGCTGAGCAAGAACGAGGTGCTCCGCCTAGCCATGAAGTACATCGGCTTCCTGGTGCGGCTGCTACGCGACCAAGCCGCAGCTCTGGCCGCAGGCCCCACCCCTCCCGGGCCCCGCAAACGGCCGGTGCACCGGGTCCCAGACGACGGCGCCCGCCGGGGATCCGGACGCAGGGCCGAGGCGGCAGCGCGCTCGCAGCCCGCGCCCCCGGCCGACCCCGACGGCAGCCCCGGTGGAGCGGCCCGGCCCATCAAGATGGAGCAAACCGCTTTGAGCCCAGAGGTGCGGTGA